A single window of Acidimicrobiales bacterium DNA harbors:
- a CDS encoding ABC transporter ATP-binding protein: MAGSGTDHLRQADRALLRVERLTVEFPVGSTGLKVSAVSDVSFDVLEGETLGLVGESGCGKSTTGRAIMQMPPPTSGSVYFEGRDLTKMSSSDFRRIRPRMQMIFQDPISSLNPRRTISDIVAEPLRIWKRGTRQEQEATVREILESVGIDPDVAASRRPHEFSGGQCQRICIARALVLDPKLIICDEPVSALDVSVQAQILNLLEEAKARYGLTLIFIAHDLAVVKNISDRVAVMYLGKLCEVGPPDELYARPAHPYTAALLSSIPVPDPDVRPAEELTLSGELPSPIDPPTGCRFRTRCPKAEDLCAQVEPKMRQVEMGHYVACHFPLQDHEREALLGEAVRLADPRRPRVKKVVKKIVRSRTSPGTGV, encoded by the coding sequence ATGGCGGGAAGCGGAACCGACCATCTCAGGCAAGCCGACCGGGCCCTCCTGCGGGTAGAACGGCTCACGGTCGAGTTCCCTGTAGGGAGCACCGGCCTGAAGGTGTCAGCGGTGAGCGACGTCAGCTTCGACGTTCTCGAGGGAGAGACGCTCGGGCTCGTAGGAGAGTCGGGTTGCGGCAAGTCGACGACCGGACGGGCGATCATGCAAATGCCGCCGCCCACTTCCGGCTCCGTGTACTTCGAGGGGCGCGACCTGACGAAGATGTCGTCTTCCGATTTCCGCCGCATCCGCCCACGGATGCAGATGATCTTTCAAGATCCGATCTCGTCGCTGAACCCCCGACGGACCATCTCCGACATCGTCGCAGAGCCGTTGCGCATCTGGAAGAGGGGTACACGTCAAGAGCAGGAGGCGACGGTAAGGGAGATCCTCGAATCTGTCGGCATCGACCCGGACGTGGCCGCTTCGAGACGGCCTCATGAGTTCTCCGGCGGTCAGTGTCAGCGCATCTGCATCGCCAGGGCCCTTGTACTCGATCCGAAACTCATCATCTGCGACGAACCGGTCTCCGCTCTGGACGTATCGGTGCAGGCGCAGATCTTGAACCTGCTGGAGGAAGCGAAAGCCCGCTACGGGTTGACGCTGATCTTCATAGCCCACGACTTGGCGGTCGTGAAGAACATCAGCGATCGGGTAGCGGTTATGTACCTGGGCAAATTGTGCGAGGTTGGACCGCCAGACGAGCTGTATGCGAGGCCGGCACACCCGTACACGGCCGCCCTCCTGAGTTCCATTCCGGTCCCAGACCCAGACGTCAGGCCCGCAGAAGAGTTGACGCTGAGCGGTGAGTTGCCGTCCCCCATAGACCCACCGACGGGATGCAGGTTCAGGACCAGATGTCCCAAGGCGGAGGATCTCTGCGCACAAGTGGAACCCAAGATGCGCCAGGTCGAGATGGGTCACTACGTGGCCTGCCATTTCCCGTTGCAGGATCATGAACGCGAAGCGCTCTTGGGAGAAGCCGTCCGTCTGGCCGACCCGAGGCGGCCGCGCGTGAAGAAGGTCGTCAAGAAGATCGTGCGTTCGAGGACGTCGCCAGGTACGGGGGTTTGA
- a CDS encoding glycerophosphoryl diester phosphodiesterase, whose amino-acid sequence MEAFARAVEMGYGYLETDVHPTRDGVLVAFHDPQLDRVTDLKGSVTDHTWEEIARARVRGGGSIPRLEDLLGEWPDVRLNVDCKSDESVDLLLDLLDRWNAWDRVLAASFSHKRLLRLRSQAGSRLATSLSPREVAGLKAAAYGAPWRKPHRAVAAQVPERQGPITLVDEKFVETAHSFGVLVHVWTVDEPHQIEHLLDLGVDGIMTDRPSVLKEVLVGRGLWRPPS is encoded by the coding sequence ATGGAAGCGTTCGCTCGGGCTGTGGAGATGGGGTACGGCTACCTGGAGACCGATGTTCACCCCACCCGGGACGGAGTGCTGGTCGCGTTCCACGATCCGCAGCTCGACCGCGTCACCGACTTGAAGGGGTCCGTCACGGACCACACCTGGGAGGAGATCGCCCGTGCCCGAGTGAGGGGTGGAGGCTCCATCCCCCGTCTGGAGGATCTGCTCGGTGAATGGCCTGACGTGCGACTGAACGTCGACTGCAAGAGCGACGAGTCGGTCGATCTCCTGCTCGACCTCCTCGACCGTTGGAATGCCTGGGATCGGGTCTTGGCCGCTTCGTTTTCACACAAGCGGCTCCTTCGCCTGCGGTCGCAGGCCGGCTCGAGGCTCGCCACCTCGCTTTCCCCGAGAGAGGTGGCGGGTCTGAAGGCCGCCGCATACGGGGCGCCTTGGCGTAAGCCCCATCGGGCGGTGGCAGCGCAAGTTCCCGAACGGCAGGGGCCGATCACACTCGTCGACGAGAAGTTCGTGGAGACGGCTCACTCGTTCGGTGTCCTCGTTCACGTGTGGACGGTGGACGAGCCACACCAGATTGAACATCTCCTCGACCTCGGAGTCGACGGCATCATGACGGATCGACCGAGCGTACTCAAGGAGGTCTTGGTCGGACGGGGGCTATGGCGGCCGCCTTCGTGA
- a CDS encoding ABC transporter ATP-binding protein: MSETRTTAAQPRVRSRTKLLEVHDLKTHFLTPKGRVRAVDGVSLSLERGRTLGVVGESGSGKSVLSRSIMGLLPRRNVIREGRVIYEGRDITDLPPRERRQLWGTEMAMVFQDPMTSLNPVMKIGRQITESLVYHLKMDKEEARQTAIALLTSVGIPEPARRMEEYPHQLSGGMRQRVTIAIALACGPKILFADEPTTALDVTVQAQILNLLKHQQIERHMAMVLVSHDLGVVAGRTDEIIVMYAGKVVERAPTTVLFKQMRMPYTEALLRSIPKLSYPSHTRLEVIPGRPPDLINPPKGCRFAPRCKYAQPRCSQEEPPLIEAETPGHFYRCWYPVGTPEGMEALERNAARGMGKAAAGVSPLTSAGSTVLRPSE; encoded by the coding sequence GTGAGCGAGACGAGAACGACTGCTGCCCAGCCCAGAGTACGGAGCCGCACCAAGCTGCTGGAAGTCCATGATCTCAAGACACACTTCCTCACCCCCAAGGGACGAGTGCGGGCGGTGGACGGTGTCTCGCTGTCGTTGGAACGCGGCCGCACGTTGGGTGTCGTCGGTGAGTCGGGTTCTGGAAAGAGCGTCCTCAGTCGCTCCATCATGGGACTGCTCCCCCGCCGGAACGTGATCAGAGAAGGTCGCGTCATCTACGAGGGTCGTGACATCACCGATCTTCCACCTCGAGAGAGGAGGCAACTCTGGGGCACCGAGATGGCGATGGTGTTCCAGGACCCCATGACGTCGCTGAATCCGGTGATGAAGATCGGGAGACAGATCACAGAATCGCTCGTGTATCACCTGAAGATGGACAAGGAGGAGGCGAGGCAGACGGCCATAGCTCTCCTCACATCGGTAGGCATCCCGGAGCCTGCCCGGCGTATGGAGGAGTATCCGCACCAACTCTCCGGCGGCATGCGACAGAGGGTCACCATCGCCATAGCCCTCGCCTGCGGCCCCAAGATCCTCTTCGCAGACGAGCCGACCACCGCCCTGGACGTGACCGTTCAAGCGCAGATCCTCAACCTCCTCAAGCACCAGCAGATCGAGCGACACATGGCCATGGTCCTCGTCTCACACGATCTCGGTGTGGTCGCAGGCCGCACCGACGAGATCATCGTCATGTACGCGGGAAAGGTCGTGGAGAGAGCCCCGACGACAGTGTTGTTCAAGCAGATGCGGATGCCCTACACGGAGGCTCTACTGAGGTCGATACCAAAGCTCAGCTACCCTTCCCACACTCGCTTGGAGGTCATCCCAGGGCGGCCGCCGGACCTCATCAATCCCCCAAAGGGCTGCCGCTTCGCGCCGCGCTGCAAGTACGCACAGCCTCGTTGCTCACAGGAGGAACCCCCCTTGATCGAAGCCGAGACGCCGGGCCACTTCTACCGTTGCTGGTATCCCGTCGGCACACCCGAGGGAATGGAGGCCCTCGAGCGCAACGCTGCTCGGGGAATGGGAAAGGCTGCGGCAGGAGTCTCCCCGTTGACGTCCGCAGGCTCCACGGTCCTGCGGCCGAGCGAGTGA
- a CDS encoding diguanylate phosphodiesterase, producing MTLVASTHSVTPLRVLLATDETGGPMHSRGTSTRRIVALLVVFVLSAGACSRGSDQDGRGTRTGESNDRGEQTAGPQTQGPRPPVTVSARGEPRQGGEVVFGLEAETDGWDPNRNRWAPSGTQVGLTIYDPLAAFDEDGVARPYLAESIEPNATYDVWTIKLREGVKFHNGETLRAEHVAEVLNIYANQGITALALGAIGEARAVDDLTVEVTTDVPWASFPAVLTGQGGVIPYPPTLGANGGEAGTKPIGTGPFVFKEWEPNRRLVVERNRDYWMKDSEGRQLPYLNRIEFRPIPEVTVRDNALIAGDITMMYTSSNNSIVNLRRRADSGELQLVEDRGEPEESLILLNTNKPPTDDLRIRRALAMATNQEELIRLNGGIARPANGPWPPDSPWYADPDYPDFDPDEARRLVDEYKRDKGVDRVTIELSTTPATENIATVNAIQQMWQRAGIEVKVRSLSQDQFIGTAVSGDFQANLWRQFGAVDPDGEYHWWHISSATEGVAINFARIEDPGIAKALDRGRQSADPEVRREAYKVVQDRMAELVPFVWISHTMSAVAAQPFVRGLTNGPLPSGDAAWPMGGPGGFPGVIFLTQVWIEQ from the coding sequence TTGACACTGGTGGCGTCCACGCATAGCGTGACGCCGCTGCGTGTCCTTCTCGCGACCGATGAGACGGGGGGTCCGATGCATTCGCGTGGGACATCGACCAGGAGAATCGTCGCTCTGCTAGTCGTGTTCGTCCTCTCCGCCGGCGCGTGTAGCCGCGGCTCCGACCAGGACGGTCGAGGCACGAGGACCGGAGAAAGTAACGACCGAGGAGAGCAGACCGCAGGCCCTCAGACGCAAGGCCCGAGACCCCCGGTGACGGTCTCGGCCAGAGGCGAGCCGCGCCAGGGCGGCGAGGTAGTGTTCGGTCTCGAGGCGGAGACGGACGGTTGGGATCCGAACCGAAACCGTTGGGCTCCCTCCGGTACACAGGTCGGACTCACGATCTACGACCCGCTCGCCGCATTCGACGAGGACGGGGTGGCCCGGCCCTACCTCGCCGAGTCGATCGAGCCGAACGCCACCTACGACGTCTGGACGATCAAGCTCCGCGAGGGCGTCAAGTTCCACAACGGCGAGACGCTAAGGGCCGAACACGTCGCCGAGGTGCTCAACATCTATGCGAATCAAGGCATTACTGCGCTCGCGCTCGGAGCGATCGGGGAGGCGCGGGCGGTCGACGACCTCACCGTCGAGGTCACCACAGATGTGCCTTGGGCGTCCTTCCCGGCAGTCCTGACCGGACAAGGTGGAGTCATCCCATACCCGCCCACGCTCGGCGCCAACGGCGGCGAGGCGGGAACCAAGCCGATCGGCACTGGTCCTTTCGTGTTCAAAGAGTGGGAACCGAACAGGCGGCTGGTCGTAGAGCGCAATCGCGACTATTGGATGAAGGACTCGGAAGGTAGGCAACTGCCCTATCTGAACCGCATCGAGTTCAGGCCCATACCCGAAGTGACGGTCCGCGACAACGCGCTGATCGCCGGCGACATAACGATGATGTACACCTCGTCGAACAACTCGATCGTGAACCTGCGTCGCCGCGCCGACTCCGGCGAGTTGCAGCTCGTGGAGGACCGGGGAGAGCCCGAAGAGTCGCTGATCCTCCTCAACACGAACAAGCCACCCACCGACGATCTGCGCATCCGGCGCGCCCTGGCTATGGCTACCAACCAAGAAGAGCTGATCAGGTTGAACGGAGGCATCGCCCGCCCGGCCAATGGCCCTTGGCCGCCGGATTCGCCCTGGTATGCGGATCCGGACTACCCCGACTTCGATCCAGACGAGGCACGCCGCCTGGTCGACGAGTACAAGCGGGACAAGGGAGTGGACAGGGTCACAATCGAGCTCAGCACCACTCCGGCCACAGAGAACATCGCGACGGTGAACGCCATCCAGCAGATGTGGCAGCGCGCGGGCATCGAGGTGAAGGTCAGGTCACTCTCGCAGGACCAATTCATCGGCACTGCCGTGTCGGGTGACTTCCAGGCGAACCTGTGGAGACAGTTCGGCGCTGTGGACCCCGACGGCGAGTACCACTGGTGGCACATCTCGTCGGCCACCGAAGGTGTCGCCATCAACTTCGCTCGGATAGAAGACCCCGGAATCGCCAAGGCGCTCGACCGGGGCCGCCAGAGCGCAGACCCGGAGGTCCGCCGCGAGGCCTACAAGGTGGTCCAGGACCGGATGGCGGAGCTGGTACCGTTCGTATGGATATCGCACACGATGAGTGCCGTCGCTGCGCAGCCGTTCGTGAGGGGGCTGACGAACGGCCCACTGCCCTCGGGTGACGCGGCTTGGCCGATGGGAGGTCCGGGGGGCTTCCCGGGTGTGATATTCCTGACTCAGGTTTGGATCGAACAGTAA
- a CDS encoding O-methyltransferase — protein MSPDPKSFLLDERIHSYMLSSSTALDEVERWLISTTAELGPAAGMQISPEQAIFFRVLTTAMGARRVLEIGTFTGLSTLEFARGVGPGGQVTTCDISVEWTAIARQAWDRAGVADRVELHLKPALEFLADHRPSHAYDIAFLDADKRELVHQYELVLPLVREGGVILVDNVLWSGRVLDPSDDPDVSAIRQLNDLLVADARVDNVLLPISDGLAFAVKVRS, from the coding sequence GTGTCACCGGATCCGAAGTCCTTTCTGCTCGACGAGCGCATCCACAGCTACATGCTGTCCAGCTCGACTGCCCTCGACGAGGTCGAACGTTGGTTGATCTCCACCACCGCCGAGCTCGGTCCCGCCGCCGGTATGCAGATCTCTCCCGAGCAGGCGATCTTCTTCCGCGTGCTCACCACCGCGATGGGAGCACGCCGTGTGCTGGAGATCGGGACGTTCACGGGGCTCTCGACGCTCGAGTTCGCCCGCGGCGTAGGCCCAGGCGGACAGGTGACGACGTGCGACATATCTGTGGAGTGGACCGCCATCGCCAGACAGGCCTGGGATCGAGCCGGAGTGGCCGACCGTGTGGAACTGCACTTGAAACCGGCTCTCGAGTTCCTCGCAGACCATCGTCCGTCGCACGCCTACGACATCGCGTTCCTCGACGCGGACAAGCGAGAACTCGTGCATCAATACGAGCTGGTCCTCCCCTTGGTGAGAGAGGGTGGCGTGATCCTCGTGGACAACGTCCTCTGGAGCGGACGCGTGCTGGACCCCTCGGACGATCCGGATGTGTCTGCGATCCGCCAGTTGAACGATCTCTTGGTGGCCGACGCCAGAGTCGACAACGTCCTGCTCCCGATCTCGGACGGACTCGCGTTCGCCGTCAAAGTCCGTTCCTAG
- a CDS encoding putative oxidoreductase, with translation MVARVPVTDADALRGLFAPIVGAEHVLTDRDTVAGYSVDWTGRFVGAAAAVVRPGTVDEVSRILAVCAREGIALVPQGGNTGLVGGSVPLDGEVVLSLRRMRSVRLVDAAGGRLVAEAGTTVGEVQRAAAGVGMSYGVDLASRDAATIGGTVATDAGGVRTVRYGRTRAQLLGCEVVLADGSVIDLTDRPERDEVGYDLSNLVCGSEGTLAVVTKVAVRLRRTFPYRVTVMVGLQELGDLAGFVATVRENVPPVEVVEVMSRQSVELVLRECDLASPFADLPRCLVLLEAADWSDPVDVLRALSSCPGVSEMAVATDGPRRRLLWQIRELHTEAIARVGVAHKWDVAVPLDHLADLLDEAEHLVAAHGAGARLWWFGHLAEGAVHLNVTGLPPEATELDERLADAVLRRGGTLCAEHGVGRAKVRWLRQARTVEEIRAWSLVKRALDPVRVLNPGVLIPAGGTEASA, from the coding sequence ATGGTCGCTCGCGTGCCCGTCACGGACGCAGACGCCCTAAGAGGCTTGTTTGCCCCGATAGTGGGTGCGGAGCATGTGCTCACGGACCGCGACACCGTGGCTGGGTACAGCGTCGACTGGACCGGACGTTTCGTGGGCGCGGCTGCGGCGGTAGTCAGACCGGGGACCGTGGACGAGGTCTCACGGATCCTGGCCGTCTGCGCCAGAGAGGGGATCGCGCTCGTCCCTCAGGGCGGCAACACGGGACTGGTGGGGGGATCGGTGCCGCTGGACGGCGAAGTGGTCCTCTCGCTACGGCGGATGCGCTCGGTCCGGCTGGTCGACGCGGCCGGCGGCCGACTCGTCGCCGAGGCCGGGACCACCGTGGGCGAAGTGCAACGTGCCGCCGCAGGCGTGGGGATGTCCTACGGGGTGGATCTCGCATCCCGTGACGCGGCGACGATCGGCGGAACCGTCGCCACCGACGCGGGCGGAGTGAGAACCGTTCGCTACGGCAGGACGAGAGCTCAACTGCTCGGCTGCGAAGTGGTACTGGCCGACGGGAGCGTGATCGATCTCACCGATAGGCCGGAGAGGGACGAGGTCGGATACGACCTCTCGAATCTCGTCTGTGGCAGCGAGGGGACCCTGGCCGTCGTCACCAAGGTCGCGGTGAGGCTGAGGAGGACCTTTCCGTACAGGGTGACCGTGATGGTGGGACTGCAGGAGTTGGGAGACCTGGCGGGCTTCGTGGCGACGGTGCGCGAAAACGTCCCACCCGTGGAAGTCGTGGAGGTGATGAGTCGTCAGAGCGTCGAGCTGGTGCTTCGCGAATGCGATTTGGCGTCGCCCTTCGCCGATCTTCCCCGATGTTTGGTCCTGCTGGAGGCTGCCGACTGGTCGGATCCAGTCGACGTACTGCGGGCGCTTTCATCCTGTCCGGGGGTGTCGGAGATGGCCGTCGCCACGGACGGTCCGCGTCGCAGGCTTCTATGGCAGATACGCGAGCTCCACACGGAGGCGATCGCTCGGGTGGGTGTGGCGCACAAGTGGGACGTGGCGGTGCCGCTCGATCACCTCGCCGATCTACTAGACGAGGCTGAGCACCTGGTGGCCGCCCATGGTGCCGGCGCACGTTTGTGGTGGTTCGGTCACTTGGCCGAGGGTGCCGTCCACCTGAACGTCACCGGTCTCCCGCCGGAGGCGACGGAGCTCGACGAACGTCTGGCGGACGCGGTGCTTCGCAGGGGGGGCACCCTGTGCGCCGAGCACGGAGTGGGCAGAGCAAAGGTGCGTTGGTTACGGCAGGCCCGCACGGTCGAGGAGATTCGGGCATGGTCGCTCGTCAAGCGTGCTCTGGACCCTGTACGTGTCTTGAATCCGGGAGTCCTTATCCCGGCGGGTGGCACGGAAGCTTCCGCGTGA
- a CDS encoding cyclopropane-fatty-acyl-phospholipid synthase → MDLLRAAVRLAEEMLAGDAGVGVRFWDGTEVGPSNPESLIVVRSPDALRRLVTSPGELGFGRAFVAGEIDVEGPIWPVLSLRHRIERPRVPPRVLLMLLRELPPSALLPPRRPAVEARLGGRRHSPARDSRAIAYHYDLPAEFYRLFLGENLTYSCAVFASPEDSLEDAQFRKNDLVCRKLGLAEGMRLLDVGCGWGTLVIHAAKYYGVHAVGVTLSQRQADFAQARARREGVRDLVEIRHSDWRDVEDGPYDAIASVGMFEHVGKRRTPEYFQRLRALLRPGGRLLNHAIARTPGRPRLFESRSFIQRYVFPDGELQEIGSVVTAAQKQGLEVRHVESLREHYALTLRRWVENLESNWDAAVRTAGHQRARIWRLYMAASAVNFEDGKLQIHQTLAVRPAPDGTSGLPLRPDWEN, encoded by the coding sequence GTGGACTTGCTCCGAGCAGCGGTGAGGCTCGCGGAAGAGATGCTCGCTGGAGACGCCGGAGTTGGCGTCCGGTTCTGGGATGGCACCGAGGTCGGACCGTCGAATCCCGAGTCGCTGATCGTCGTCCGTTCTCCAGACGCATTGAGGAGGCTCGTGACGAGCCCGGGCGAGCTCGGTTTCGGAAGGGCCTTCGTGGCAGGTGAGATAGACGTCGAGGGCCCCATCTGGCCCGTGCTTTCTCTGCGTCACCGGATCGAAAGACCGAGGGTTCCTCCCCGCGTCCTGCTCATGCTGCTCCGTGAGCTTCCTCCGAGTGCGCTCCTGCCGCCTAGGCGACCGGCTGTCGAGGCGCGCCTCGGCGGGCGGAGACATTCGCCTGCTCGCGACTCCCGCGCTATCGCGTACCACTACGACCTTCCCGCAGAGTTCTACCGACTCTTCCTGGGTGAGAACCTCACCTACTCGTGTGCGGTCTTCGCTTCACCCGAGGACTCGCTCGAGGACGCCCAGTTCAGAAAGAACGATCTCGTCTGCAGGAAGCTCGGACTCGCCGAGGGCATGCGACTGCTCGACGTGGGTTGTGGCTGGGGAACACTGGTGATCCACGCAGCGAAGTACTACGGAGTCCACGCAGTAGGGGTGACCCTCTCTCAGAGACAGGCTGACTTCGCCCAGGCGCGGGCTCGACGCGAAGGTGTACGAGACCTCGTCGAGATCCGGCACTCCGACTGGAGGGACGTAGAGGACGGGCCATACGACGCCATCGCCTCGGTCGGAATGTTCGAACACGTAGGTAAACGTCGGACCCCCGAATACTTCCAAAGGCTCAGGGCGCTCCTGCGGCCGGGTGGCAGGCTCCTCAATCACGCGATCGCCAGGACACCCGGGCGACCACGACTGTTCGAGAGTCGTTCCTTCATACAGCGCTACGTGTTTCCTGATGGTGAGCTCCAAGAGATCGGTTCGGTCGTCACGGCAGCGCAGAAGCAAGGTCTCGAGGTGCGCCACGTAGAGTCGCTCCGTGAACACTACGCACTGACCTTGCGCCGGTGGGTGGAGAACCTGGAATCCAACTGGGATGCGGCCGTCCGGACAGCAGGACATCAGAGAGCTCGGATATGGCGTCTGTACATGGCCGCTTCGGCAGTCAATTTCGAAGACGGAAAGCTGCAGATCCACCAGACTCTCGCAGTGAGACCGGCGCCTGACGGCACGAGCGGTCTTCCCCTGCGACCCGACTGGGAGAATTGA
- a CDS encoding peptide ABC transporter encodes MTISKRLLQLVAVVLAVTFLSFLMLNLLPGGPEVSICATAASEKCFEEVRSDLGLDKPLPVRYLQWLGNALTGDLGESAIRPEPVWQAITQRLPVTLELLVYSQFLALAVAIPAGVYAAHRAGGLFDRISTTVAFALLSAPNFVVAIVLILIFAVQLKIFRVQGYTNLTADLPGSIFTNLKDFFLPSLTLAVAEMAVYLRLLRNDMIATLQEDYITMAKAKGLPDGTILLRHALRPSTFSLVTVAGLNMGRLIGGALVVEVIFGLNGLGQYLVEAIFRRDYIPVQGTVVVIAVGYVLINFLVDMLYSVLDPRIGHGRAIA; translated from the coding sequence GTGACCATTTCCAAGCGGCTGCTCCAGTTGGTGGCCGTGGTGCTCGCAGTGACGTTCCTCTCCTTCTTGATGCTGAATCTTCTGCCCGGTGGCCCGGAGGTCAGCATCTGCGCGACCGCGGCCAGCGAGAAGTGCTTCGAGGAAGTGCGTTCCGATCTCGGATTGGACAAGCCCCTCCCGGTCCGTTACCTGCAGTGGTTGGGGAATGCGCTCACCGGCGATCTAGGTGAGTCGGCAATTCGCCCCGAGCCAGTGTGGCAGGCGATCACGCAGCGTCTGCCCGTGACGCTCGAACTGCTCGTCTACTCACAGTTCCTGGCACTGGCAGTCGCAATCCCGGCCGGGGTGTATGCCGCTCACAGGGCGGGGGGACTCTTCGACCGGATCTCCACCACAGTCGCCTTCGCTCTCTTGTCTGCGCCGAATTTCGTCGTCGCCATCGTCTTGATTCTGATCTTCGCGGTGCAGCTGAAGATCTTTCGCGTGCAGGGCTACACGAACCTCACGGCTGATCTCCCCGGCAGCATCTTCACGAACTTGAAGGACTTCTTCTTGCCATCGCTGACACTCGCGGTAGCCGAGATGGCCGTGTACCTACGACTCCTGAGGAACGACATGATCGCCACTCTCCAGGAGGACTACATCACGATGGCAAAGGCCAAGGGGCTTCCAGACGGCACGATCCTCCTACGTCACGCGCTACGGCCCTCTACGTTCTCTCTGGTCACGGTGGCTGGGTTGAACATGGGGCGTCTCATCGGAGGAGCACTCGTCGTGGAGGTGATATTCGGTTTGAACGGCCTCGGTCAGTATTTGGTGGAGGCAATCTTCCGAAGGGACTACATCCCGGTCCAGGGAACGGTGGTCGTCATAGCGGTCGGGTACGTGCTCATCAATTTCCTCGTCGACATGTTGTACTCAGTACTGGATCCGAGGATTGGACATGGCAGAGCAATCGCTTGA
- a CDS encoding peptide ABC transporter permease, which yields MAEQSLDRFPSNRTELGDQVSALERSRHRPKLLDVRDEEPLVSERAEKKLSRGFWISVGWLGFIVVVSLLAPQLRSIGILADPNEQDLTNTSLPLFSAGHLLGTDNLGRDILSRSIFGARVSIAVGVASVAFGLLFGSIVGLTAGYFRGRLETVLMAIVDVMLAFPALLLALAIVTFTKSQELHIIILAIGVVAIPPLARLVRANTLAFAQREFVLAARALGASDLRIILREILPNVALPAISFSIIGVAVAIVAEGALAFLGLSIPPPDPTWGKMIAEGRGQLDTGAPWIPLVPGFFMFLTVLALNFAGDSLREFFDVKESGL from the coding sequence ATGGCAGAGCAATCGCTTGACCGGTTCCCCTCTAACAGGACGGAACTCGGAGACCAAGTGAGCGCACTGGAGCGCTCCCGACATCGGCCGAAGTTGCTCGACGTCAGAGACGAAGAGCCTCTGGTGAGTGAGCGCGCCGAGAAAAAGCTGAGCCGTGGCTTCTGGATCTCTGTCGGATGGCTCGGCTTCATAGTCGTCGTGAGCCTCCTCGCCCCACAACTGCGCAGTATCGGCATCTTGGCCGACCCTAACGAGCAGGACCTGACGAACACATCGCTGCCCCTCTTCTCGGCAGGACATTTGTTGGGCACCGACAATCTCGGCCGTGACATCCTCTCGCGAAGCATCTTCGGTGCACGGGTCTCGATTGCCGTGGGCGTCGCTTCGGTTGCCTTCGGGCTGCTCTTCGGATCGATCGTGGGTCTGACGGCCGGCTACTTCAGGGGAAGACTCGAGACGGTCTTGATGGCGATCGTGGACGTTATGCTGGCCTTCCCAGCCCTGCTACTCGCTCTGGCGATCGTCACCTTCACCAAGTCGCAGGAACTCCACATCATCATCCTCGCGATAGGGGTGGTCGCCATACCGCCGCTCGCACGCCTGGTACGTGCCAACACCCTCGCCTTCGCCCAGCGCGAGTTCGTTCTCGCAGCCAGGGCACTCGGAGCCAGCGATCTTCGGATAATCCTCAGAGAGATCCTCCCGAACGTCGCCCTCCCCGCCATCTCGTTCTCGATCATCGGTGTGGCGGTTGCGATAGTCGCGGAGGGAGCCTTGGCCTTTCTCGGGCTGAGCATCCCCCCACCCGATCCCACGTGGGGAAAGATGATTGCCGAAGGCCGAGGGCAACTCGACACCGGTGCTCCCTGGATCCCGCTTGTTCCGGGATTCTTCATGTTCCTCACGGTGCTCGCGCTGAACTTCGCCGGTGACAGCTTGCGCGAGTTCTTCGACGTCAAGGAGAGCGGCTTGTGA